The stretch of DNA gggccatcctgacatccacccATTTGAGTCCATatctaactaattaattaattaattaattaattctaaatagaaatctaatagccttttaactttatttgaccacttaatcaatttaggctcttaattgataaatagctaatataattaatataaatatatatgcccacataataattattggaatataataattgaataatataaaatattccaacactTTAACCACAAAATTAAATCATatgttttattttcaataacaaaaataatggaAATTACTAAATTACCCCATGTGTAATGTGTTACTTACTCCTTCTATCTTGTGCTGAGGGGGAGCGCCGTCTTTTCCGCCGTCAACTAGTTCATTTTCGGAGGAGCTATCGGAAGAAGTAGCGTTTGATGTAAACGTAAATTCAGTTTCTCCCCAGCTGTTACTGCAACAACCAGAAGAAACGCTGGTGATGCTTTTAGCAGCACTAAACGACGTCGGTTTATAGTCTCGTTCCTGCATAAGTAGTTCCCGGAATGGTCTCCTAAATTTCAGTACACCTTCACTTCCCTGTTCCTTCACCGCTTTTCTCCAAAACTTTCTGCTTAACAACTTCCTCGAAAAGCTTCTAGAAAGAACACCGGTGGTAGAATTAGCTTTCTTTTGTGAGGAGGACAGTGATTTTATGGCAGTTATAACTGCTTCGGAAGCTCTTTCAAGAGTAGGTCGTCGTCGTGGAAGTTTCGTCGtgtttgtatttgtttttgttttcctcTTCTTGTGTTTGAGTTGGAGATCTTTTTCAGGTAAGAATCCAACGGTGGTGCAACAATATTGTCGACGTCGTGGAAACGATTTGAAACCGCTCGATGAACATGAGCTCAGGTCGTCGTCCCTGAGATAGTCCTTCAGCATAAGGGTAGGCGGCTTTGAAGGATATTtgcttgtttttattattagagAATTATCACGACGAGAAGGTTTACAAAAATTTGAAGCCATGTATGTTAATTTTCTTTTGGAAGAGAATACAAACTAACTGATCATAAAAAAATGAGTATGTAATAAAACATTGATATGgtgatatttatatatattattgttggAGAGAAGAGGAGAGGGGAAAGAGAGAAGAAGGTTCGGAAATGAAGATCTGAAATCTCGAAAGGATGTGTGAGATAATTAATTAAGTATTGAGTAGGAAGAAGACAAATTTAGAGATTGAAGTGAGGGACTTGCAATGAAGAAGAAATAGCTTGGATGGTTCTTAATTCATATAATGTGATTATGTATGTGAGTGATAAATTTGAATCTCAGGTGGAGAgattaattagtttattatttAGCTCTCAATTTGAACctatttttaaagtaaactaATTGATGTGGTGCTTGGTTTGGATTGGACTTCTACTTAGACCAGTTGTTGACACTTTAGCTAGGAAGAGATCTCACGTGCGCATGTGTTTGAGATCTCACCTGGTTGACTTCTGTAGGACAGCAATCTCCTTTGTTGTTTTCTGTCCTATTTAGATCTTATAATTAAGGTAGGTTGCAATTTAAAAAGCAATATTTCACACATTTTATAGTTGGCAACTGCTAATAACTACTGTTTGATTTGATATATACCTTTTCTTGTACTTCTAAGTTAAGGAAATTGCTAATACCTTTCCTTGTAACTGTATCAGTATCACACGTTTATTTGATGACTTCCTTACATTGGACCAGATGCTATGAGACTGCCCTAGCCACATTTTGGATGAAATTCAATCAGCGGCGGCAATGACGAAACATCGATTACGGTCCATGAAAAtgcatattataatttttagtttataataatttagtatcaaatttaaatttcaattgttcgatcttaatttaataactacagATAGTTTGAATGTGTGAATTCAATATTAATCGATCGGATGCATTGGGACTCAATCCCATTTTGGTTGTCAAATTTTAGATGTGAGacattcaattttttcattctctcaaatgaatgatttcacaattCTCTTTTAGAAAATCGCTTTGTTACATCTCTTAACGATGATATATTGGTAAACTTTTATTCTGTTTTTTGACGAGACGGGAAACTTTATTCCGTTTTCTTAAACAATTTATTAACATTACTATCATCTTATAGCATCTTAAGTTATTATGTATAATCTTGTTCTTCATTTTATCTCTCATCATATAGGTGGTGCATGCATGTATCCAATTTATGCTGAAGGAAAAACACTAGACTTGTCTTTCTTATAGATTGTACTACTGGTATATTAAACTCGTGTCATGAGAGATTCTGATTCTCCACTGTCAGAAAATTACACATTTACACTTTTGATGTTGTCATGTGATTTAAGTTTTAACTAATTTTAATCAGGTGACTCAATGTTGTTAAATTTACAATTTGATAGTTAAAATTGGAAACTGCATAAATGTAGATAATCTAAATCCAAGTATATGTCAAATTCTTGTTTCATGTTAGCATATAACTTATTATATTGTTGTGTCATACACTCTGCTTGAGTTTATCAAGCTTTATTTATGTACGCTGCTTAGCAAAACAGAACAACTTAATAATATTACCATGGTTGAAAACTGTTTTTCACGATCACTTTATTTATTCGTAGGCATGAGTAACCCGTTTTATCTCATTAACTtgaatgttgtgagtttgttcgcagattcatgaTTTTCGTTTTTAGTGGTATTGAATTTATACTTGAATTTGATGTAATCGATCAATTTAAAAGAATGAATATCTTtttatttgagtaaaaaaagAATTACAAACTCCAAAGAAGTACAATTAGATGGTAAAGCTCCACAAGGACACTTCTtcaacatcaacatcaacatTATTCCAGTGATCTCTACCATATGATCTTATAAATGAACACGCCGGAGATTGTAAAGGCTCATCCGCCATATTCCGAATCCAATCATGCAACTTGTCCTGCTCCAGCTCCGGAACTTCCACACACAGTCCCTGCAAAATTTTATCATCATCTTCCAAAACGCCAATGCTATTAACATCAGTTACATCACAATCAGTAATTACAAGTTGTTCTGTGTTAGTGTTACCATCTTCAACAGCAAATGCCAAAGCAGCTTCGGCCGCCATTTTCCTAATCTCCTTCGGATCAGTAGACACCGGCAACGTCAACCGCCAAGCCGAGTCAGCAAAGTTAAGACAAGCTGATTTACCACGAAGTGCCAAAGCAGCAACATCATGTGCACGTGCCGCCATTTCAGGTGTTGGATATGTTCCTAACCAAATCCTAGTGGATTTATCGTTAGGAACACGAACTTCACAAACCCATTTGTTATTGTTTCTTCTTCGTATTCCTCTATATACTGGATGTCTTGTTTCCTTAAATTTTCGTCTCCCCGCTTTCTTCTTTGGTTGCTCCGAAGCTAACAAGAATTCTTCGGAGCAACTTGCTTCTGATGATGAGGTTGAGTATGAAAGGTAATTAGACtcatcaagtgatgatgatgatttcatCATTTGTGTACGAGTAGTTTTAGTAGTAGTTTATGTGAATTGAATCTAATGAATTGAATCTAAGAGGTGAAATTGAGTGAAGAGTAAGGGAAGTATATATAGTAGTGTGTGCTTTTTAAGGTTTATTTTGGGGAAATTAATGAAGCACGTGGCTACGATGTGGACACGAACACGGTAACAgttggattttgttttttttattatgggCCAGTGTAACGGGCGGCCCACGGTTAGCACTAACAGACTGATGTTAactgatgttttctcttccgatTCCACTGGTTTCTTTTATATCCCTGAATTTCTAATTTtacccttgaaaaaacttcggtttgtagaaaccaaagtttttttttgccttgaaaataaatttcgatttcaaaaaaccgaagtttactctgaatttgaactagaaaaaattcggtttctgccaaccgaatttttctgcaagggcaaaattgaaatattgaggatataaaagaatcacgggaggtcgggagagaaaccatcatgTTAACCGGATTAAATATGGGCTTTCGCTAGTTCCAATTTATAATTTGCCAACATTTTTTGGGAGTACTCTCTGGTCTATACtcagaggaaaaaaaataaaaattattgggTACTCAAGGATTCAGTGAATCAGAGTATAAAACGTGTGTCAGTATTTAAGGATGTCATCGTCTTAGAGTACTACTAGTACTAAATAAAAAGTACAAATGCAATGTCAAGTTGGAAAATTCTCCTATAagcacaaatataaataaaatgatgTTAAGCACActcatataaacaaaaaattagagaaaagaaaaacaataattttgattgatgtgattatattatttttcttctaaatttttgaatttgtatgTGTGTGCACcctctgtaaaaaaaaaaaaagtgtgtgcacccaaatatattttatttgactTTGTACTTATGCATATCGCTAATTAAATTGATTCGCTTAAACGGAATACCTTAGACAAAAATCCCAAGTGGCCCTATCCCGGTTTGAACCTTAATTAGAGGAAATTCATGTGCCCATATCCTCTCCCAACTCCCAAGTTTACAAGAAAAAGCCTTCAGGCGAAAATATACCTTCAAGGGAGAACTAATTAACCACCAATCATAATAAGATACcaccatataatttttatacaattcattGAAGAAATTAATGTCTTGAGATTTGATAAAAGTATGAAGAAAAAATTACCAGGGGGGTTTAAGTATCATCACTattaccaacaataaattggttAAAATGATAAAGGTCTTGAACctttttagcttctgattagTGGTTTAATTTCTGACTCtgaaaaaaaagttgaatatggAGAAAAATCTACGTTGTATGTTTTATAGGTAAGTTTTCCGACAAAAACTAATCATTACTAATTGTAATTGTAGTAAAAATTTCGTACTTATAACAATatcaccaacaaaaaaattatcatcactAATCATTCACTGATTCACTATAGGTTGCAATATCAAAACGGTTGTTGCAAGTTGCAACGTTACTCTCTTGCTATATATCCCACTAGCCTATTTATATAAAGGCCCTATGATTCCCATGAGTTCAAACCAAAGAGGACAGTCCACGATTGCAACAAATTAAACAGTTGAAAGGTTTAATCAAGTAATCCAACATCAATCTCTAATTGTTGACTCAAACTCTTACTTTATCGATCTCTAATTATAAAGGGACCACTCGtgtattttttcttaaatataataaatatttgagTTTAGCACAGCTAATGATCATATCAAGTAGTaattcccaaaaaaaaataaaaaaatgagacTACATCAATTAATACATTTTATGgttatacatttttattttttttacattttctttaCACCACTCTGTTTttagaatgaatgaatatggcttaattaatgatgaaatttctaatcaacatttttttttgttaagggGTTTAGTGGCtggaaatttcacccttaaggtaGATAAATAAAATGACCAGgatcctacatatataatgcaatgttcttgccaactgagctaagctcacatgACTTTTATGATGAATTTCTAAGCTTGACTTTGAGCATATACTACTAAATATTGGTACGTAATATGTTGCTTTGTATAGAGGAGTCAGCGTTCATTCCCTACTTGGGTACATGTTATTGTTATTCCAAGCAAAGCAACCAAACACGCTTTTACTAACATTTGCAACGCAACAGACAAGTATTTCTTTGCATATAAGTTGGTTTTTGTCTTGGTGCATGCATGGTTTCAACTTTTAGCTTCTACTTATTGTCTCCCACTTTTTGTCGGCTACattactatttattatttaagcATCATCCATTATCCATGTACTAtagaaaaaatttaagaaaaactCCCTCAAAGAGATATTAGAGCACTATTACTTCAAAATTTGTGTaaattttttgacaattttaaaaataaaaagagtttttttgttttcttcgaCGAATTTTTGTTTTAAGCTATAAAGTGCaaattaaataacattttaactATGTTGCGACTCAATAACTCCATCTATTATTCACATTATACcccaataaatatattaaaattgaaagaagaataATACATTTTGGGGGAACTAGGTCAAAATCCAATAAAACCAAAGAAACAGTCAAAGCGAACAAACAACAACTGTCTCATTAAAAATCTTATCAGGAAAACCTAATGGAATAAAACCATAAGGAATAAAACCATGATAAAGGTAAAAAGGAGTGCAGCgtaagaaaacaacaaaaacataaatcaaACTCATGAATCTAACTAGTCGTGAATCCCATGATCATTGTGATCGATGCATGATATGCCCCACATATATTTTTCCTATTCCGTTATATATATTAAGGTTTTTTTCTAGATTGTCTTTGAAATTTTGTGGATAATTTGACCAACACCAAATGAAAATTGTACATGAGTAAATTAATTTGCAAGTAAAAGTCCACTTACAAATTTACTTATGTGACTAATTTTCATTGCGTGTTTAGTAAATTACTCACAATCCTTCAATGACGAACCTAAGTCTCACCTTTAATTATTGGTTAGGAAAAAGAGGAGCCTTATTATAGATATGATATGattatatgatatttatatGTAGAGAGAGAGATCATTAATAGTTCCACAAACTTTCTCCCAAAGTGTAATATTCAGGCATGTACTCAGACGG from Trifolium pratense cultivar HEN17-A07 linkage group LG5, ARS_RC_1.1, whole genome shotgun sequence encodes:
- the LOC123887285 gene encoding dehydration-responsive element-binding protein 1D-like isoform X2; the encoded protein is MMKSSSSLDESNYLSYSTSSSEASCSEEFLLASEQPKKKAGRRKFKETRHPVYRGIRRRNNNKWVCEVRVPNDKSTRIWLGTYPTPEMAARAHDVAALALRGKSACLNFADSAWRLTLPVSTDPKEIRKMAAEAALAFAVEDGTVCGSSGAGAGQVA
- the LOC123887284 gene encoding uncharacterized protein LOC123887284 → MASNFCKPSRRDNSLIIKTSKYPSKPPTLMLKDYLRDDDLSSCSSSGFKSFPRRRQYCCTTVGFLPEKDLQLKHKKRKTKTNTNTTKLPRRRPTLERASEAVITAIKSLSSSQKKANSTTGVLSRSFSRKLLSRKFWRKAVKEQGSEGVLKFRRPFRELLMQERDYKPTSFSAAKSITSVSSGCCSNSWGETEFTFTSNATSSDSSSENELVDGGKDGAPPQHKIEGDWSNEKEQFSPVSILDCPFEDEEEIKSHSIINSFFQGAENKHMQKTRHFENVAASLEPLVLEKRIQCLELEDELNNKSTKQCSALHSIIRNNEDEDELNILKLVKSSIPSNSLMINTEKLLFDYLEQSIEENNKDNNYSKKFNLCNVVEDWIQGHPQEPYLGWEVKEGRHVYINEMEKSGDWKNSDQETEQLVLELENEVLTSFVDEIVLDLVIC
- the LOC123887285 gene encoding dehydration-responsive element-binding protein 1E-like isoform X1, coding for MMKSSSSLDESNYLSYSTSSSEASCSEEFLLASEQPKKKAGRRKFKETRHPVYRGIRRRNNNKWVCEVRVPNDKSTRIWLGTYPTPEMAARAHDVAALALRGKSACLNFADSAWRLTLPVSTDPKEIRKMAAEAALAFAVEDGNTNTEQLVITDCDVTDVNSIGVLEDDDKILQGLCVEVPELEQDKLHDWIRNMADEPLQSPACSFIRSYGRDHWNNVDVDVEEVSLWSFTI